GTAAACGACTTTGGTGAGAGGGTGATATGCCGAGGAGAAGAGAAGTAGCAAAGCGGGTTATTATTCCTGACCCCAAGTTTAACGACCGGGTTGTTGCGAAACTGGTTAACGTCATAATGAATGGCGGTAAAAAGAGTACGGCGGAGCGTGCGCTCTATGGTGCGCTGGATGTGGTGTCTCAAAAGACCGGTGAGGAGCCTGTCAAGGTTCTGAAAAAGTGTCTTGATAATATTAAGCCGACTCTTGAGGTTAAGTCTCGCAGGGTGGGCGGTTCCACGTATCAGGTTCCTGTTGAGGTGCGTGCCGACCGTCGTGTGTCTCTTGCTATGCGCTGGCTTGTGAAGTATGCAAGTGACCGTTCTGAGAAGACTGTGACTGACAAGCTTGCCGGTGAGATTCTTGATGCCTATAACAATCGCGGCGCCGCGGTGAAGAAGCGTGAGGATACGCACCGCATGGCTGAGGCGAACAGGGCGTTTGCGCACTACCGCTGGTAGTTTTAGATAGAATGAGCGTAGGGTAACTGGAGGATTTTGTGGCACGACAGGTTCCATTGGAAAAAACCCGCAATATCGGGATAATGGCGCACATAGACGCCGGTAAAACAACGACGACTGAGCGTATTCTGTATTATACTGGCGTAACTCACAAAATCGGTGAGGTGCATGAAGGCGCTGCTACAATGGATTGGATGGAGCAGGAGCAGGAGCGTGGCATTACTATCACTTCTGCCGCCACGACCTGTAACTGGGGTGACCATCGTGTAAATATAATTGATACCCCGGGCCACGTTGACTTCACGATTGAGGTTGAGCGCTCGCTGCGTGTTCTTGATGGCGCTGTTGCGGTGTTCTGTTCGGTTGGCGGGGTTGAGCCGCAGTCTGAAACGGTTTGGCGTCAAGCTGACAAGTACGGTGTTCCCCGAATTGCCTTTATAAATAAGATGGATCGTGTTGGTGCGGATTTCTTCCGCGGTGTATCTATGATTCGTGATCGCCTCAAAGCTAATCCTGTGCCGCTTCAGTTGCCGATAGGTGCTGAGGATACGTTTAAGGGTGTCGTTGACCTTGTGGAGATGAAGGCGATTGTGTGGGATGAAGAGTCTCTTGGTGCGAAATTTCGCGAAGAAGAGATTCCGGCGGACCTGCAAGAGCTTGCCCAGGAATACCACGAGAAGCTTATCGAAGAGATTGCTTCC
The nucleotide sequence above comes from Geobacter benzoatilyticus. Encoded proteins:
- the rpsG gene encoding 30S ribosomal protein S7 — translated: MPRRREVAKRVIIPDPKFNDRVVAKLVNVIMNGGKKSTAERALYGALDVVSQKTGEEPVKVLKKCLDNIKPTLEVKSRRVGGSTYQVPVEVRADRRVSLAMRWLVKYASDRSEKTVTDKLAGEILDAYNNRGAAVKKREDTHRMAEANRAFAHYRW